The following is a genomic window from Fluviispira vulneris.
AATTTTATCATCAGCATCTTTACCAATAAGTAATAAGCTACCGTTAAATTCAGTTGAGTTTGTGATTCGATCGATTTCATCTTTTAGAGCAGTATACTCCTTATTAATAAAGTTACGCTCATTATTACCTATTGTGTCTGAAGCACCTTGCACAGATAGCTCTCTAAGGCGTGTTAAAATATTTCCAATTTCATTCATTCCACCTTCAGCAACTTGCACAAGAGAAATACCGTCATTCGCATTTCTTTTTGCCATATTTAAACCGCGAATGTCAGCTTTAATTTTTTCGCTAATTGCTAAGCCAGCAGCATCATCAGATGATTTATTAATTCTAAATCCTGAGCTTAACTTTTCAATGGAAAGATCATTTGCTGCGGTAGAAATTGACAAAGCACGTTGCGAGTTAAGAGATTGTATATTGGTTTGAATTCGCAAACCCATAATATGTTTCCTCCTTGAAACTTAAATGCATCTCTTTGAAAGAGATTGACAATCATCCATGATTGCCATAATTCCAAGTTCAATTTCAACGCAAAAACTTTTCATAAATTATGCGGCGGCTAGAAAATTTTATTTTTTAATTTTCTTGTGCCATCATGAACAAGGACTGAAAAAGAGATCGGAGATAACTGCATTCTCTAAAGTAGGTACTTTTTGCATAGCTCAACAATAAGACACATCAATATGAATGAAAATTTTACAAGAATAAAAAAGAGGGTAAATATGAATCCATCAATAGATAAATTGGAAACTGAATTCGATCTTTTAAAAGATTTAAAAAAAATTGGTATTGTTTCCAATCAAACATCAGCCAGTACAAAGTTCATTCCATCCACTGATATGATCTACAATGCAGCAAAAAAAACAGAAAATTGTAAAGTAACAACAGTTTTTGGTCCTCAACATGGTTATCGCCAAACTGAACAAGATAATATGAAAGAAACACCAAACGATTACTATAAATTTTCTGATGGGCAAAAAGTTCCCCTATTCAGTTTATATTCTGATACTAGGGAGCCACTGCAAGATCAATTGGAAAGCGTAGATACCCTAGTCATAGATTTACAAGATATTGGCTGCAGGGTTTATACATATATGTTAACTTTAGCAGCATGCATGAGAGCAGCAGCAAAGAGTAACAAAAAAATCGTTATATTTGATAGAGCAAATCCGCTTGGACTCAGTTTTCAGAACAATAAAAATGAATGGCAATTAGTTGAAGGTAACAGGCTTGAAAAAAAGTGGCATAGCTTTGTCGGCTGGTATGATATTCCCATGCGTCATGGATTGAGTATGGGAGAGCTTGGACATTATTTTAAAGAGCATGACAACTTAAAAATAGATTATCAAGTAATCCCAGTAGATTCACTCAGCAGAAATACTAAATTAAGCGAATTAAAAAAATTAAAATGGGCGATGCCTTCACCCAACATTCCTTGCTGGGAATCGGCATTCTTTTTCCCTGCTTTTGTTTCTTTGGAAGGAACTAACGTAAGCGAAGGGAGAGGAAGTACAATTCCATTTCAATTGATTGGAGCGCCATGGCTTGATGTGCAAAAATGCATATCTTTTCTAAAAGAAATGAGTTCGCTTTATTTATATGATTCAAAGCAAACTAACTCTCTTTTTATGCGCGAACATCATTTTAGACCAACATTTAATAAATACATGGGTGAGATTTGTTATGGCATTCAATTTCACGTAGGTGTACCAGAAAATATTAATCTCTTTGCACTCGGTATGTGCTTTATTCATTTCTGCTGCTATGCCCATCCCAAAGAATTTAAATGGAGTGCGCCAGGATATGAATACAATTTCAAAGATTTGCCTATAAACCTTATTCTTGGAAACGAACAATGGTATGATCATTTTGAAAATGCTAAGTTGAAAAGTAACAGTGAAAATCTGAAAACCCTTTTAGAAACAATGAAACAAGATGAAAATCGTTTTATGAAGGATGTATCAAGATTTTTAATTTATCAGGAATAGGAATCCATGTCTAGACATAAATTTTCTAAATCCTCAATGTCTAATCTCTCCAAATTTTCCTTAGACAGAAGTTATCTATTTTTCTTAATTTTATTTTCAATTTTTTATGCTTCTGCAAAATCGTTATATGATATTATAAACTGGTCAAAAGACTTTCAAAGCTATTTTGATAAGAATATAATTATAAGCAATATATCATCGCCATCCAGCATTCACATGTTTCTACTATTTATCAGCTCGTTCATTGCTACATTAGTCCCTGCAATAATTCTACGATTTTGTTGTGGAATAATTTTGATTAAATCGCAAATAAAAGTACAAAGAATATTTTCGTTTTTTCTGAGCATACTTTTTCTGATTTCAACTCATTACGATGGATTTTCATTTGGTTTCAATGCTATTCAATCGCAAGACATAGTTGATTTTTCAAAAATTGTTAATTATTTCTTCCTAGTATTTTTTATTATTTCGTTAATTATTTTTTTTGTGAATATCAATGAAAATGCTATGAATAGAAAAATACGAATAACATTCATTTTTATAATTATTTTTTCTTACCTAATATATGACTGGAAAAAAACAAAAGACTTCAGAGCTGAATCTAAAAACAATATTGAAAATTCAGATATTATTTTTATTATTGAAAATACAGATGATTTAAATATCAATAAATTTAAATCATCACCTGAGTTTGAGTATATAAAGGAAAATTTTAAACTTGAAGAAGAAAAAATACCTCTCATCTCAAATTCCATGCTTGCAAATTATGCTACATTACTTTCAGGACTTTATCCATATGAGACAGGTATTCGAGATGAAAATCCGTCAAACTCCCGCATTGAAGTGCTAAATAATTATATAAAGTCTAACAAAAATAGTGATAAAACGATATATATCAGCAACATTGGGAACCCATCTGGTGTCGGTGCTTTAATTCAAACTTTTGATGGTGGAATCCACTGTGATAATCGTGTTAACGAAATATATACCTATTCAATATTAAAAAATTTCAACCCTTTTTTAATTTTTATTCCCAATAAGTTTATCATAAAAAAAATCCCTAAAGCACTTTGTTTAAATTCAATGTCTGATGATACAAATTTAACCGCTGAAAATATTTACATGAATATAAATAGTATATCCAATATAAAAAAGAAAAAAATCATAATAAATATCTTAAGAAATGATATTGGAGAAAATAATCTAATTAAAGTAATTGAAAGAGTAAACGAGACAATTGAAACAGACAATATAAGAATTAAAATTTTCTTTATTCAACCCGAAAAAATGTTTTGCAAAATAATTAAACTTATAAAACAAGGCAAGTCAGAATCAAATGATATAAGTTTAGTTGCTTTTTCTAAAGAGAATATAATTGATAACTCTAAAACAGAATCCAATATTCTTTTTGAGTATGAAGAGGAAATAAAATCATTAAAGAAAAATAGTTACACAATTATTGACAGCCGAGTGACAAGCAAAAACAGCAATGATTATGTATTAAACAATACAATAAAAAGAAAATTCTCCTGTAATAATAACGAACTAGAACATGAATTCTCTGCTTTCTATGAAAATAACACTCGTGATTTTCCGAAAAAAATTGTTTTAAAAGGTAAGATTAACACAGATCCTAAAAAGTGTGAAAACCAAATTAGAAAAACATTCGAGCAAGATTTAAATCTACTAATCGATGAAAATAATTTTGACAGATACTTCTCATTATCAGTGGAAAAAACATGAAGAAAAAAAAATTTAAGATTCGAAATTTAATTTTATTATTGCTTATTTTAGTTCCAGTATTTATATTTTTCTTTAAAGAAGATACTTATTTATTTTTAAATCGGTTTGAATATACACAAAACATTATCAATGAGTTTAATTTAGATGAATTTATTAATAGATCAATAGTAAAAAACGATAAAGATTTGCTTGAAACATCAAATCGAATTGATGAAAAAAACTTATTTGAATTATTTCACTTTACAAAAAAAGGAAAGACACGCTCACAAGAAATTGATAATTTTGGAAAGATTGACCCAAAAATTTCTGCAATTCATAACACTGATAAATTGGTCAATAAAATTAAATTTCAATATGGAAACGATGGAAAGAGCAACATAATAATCGATGCTATTATTTTCACAAGTGGAGAAAGTATAAGTTGTGATTGCCTAGATATGCTAAAAGAAAAAAGTCTCATTTTTGAAAATAAAGGAGCACCACCCAATAAAACAGAAACAGCCAATTATATTACAATTACATATGAAAATAAAAAATTTGACAATTTTGAAATCAAAAATAATGAAAGATTAAAAATCAGTATTCCAAGTGATAGGGAGGGAAAATCGATAACAATATCTTGGAAAAAAAATTCTTCAGGAATTCTTATTTTTTATGGTCTTGAGAAAAAGCAAATAGCTAACTCTCAAAAAATATTATTTCTTACTGCAAATCTTAACAAAGGTGAAAAGCTCATAAATATTTTAAAAGAAAAATTGAATCCTGAAACATCTTTTATAAGTCAAAATTCATATCCAATTTATTCTAATTTCGAGCAAAATATTAAATCATTAGAAACTAATTTTTCTCCCATAAATAATGGTTATACTTATGAATCTACGGATTTATTTAGAGAACGTGAAAAATTTCTATATAATGCAGTGAACCAAAAATCCAAAGATCTACTTAGAATTAACATTTTCTCGAGTAAGGGCAAAGATTCGCAAATTCAGCATACAAATACCCTCATAAACATAAGACGGGAAAGATCAATTTTTAATATAAAAAATATAATATTAGATAGTATTAGAAAATCTAATTTCGAAGTATTTCGCTTAGATATAAATAACCCGAAGATAAATAATGTTTCTATAATTGCTGATATCATTGAGCAGTTAAAATCTGAAATAAAATTAATAGTTTTAACAGGTGAAGACTTTGATTTAAATAATAATATCATGAATTCAAACCAGAACTTAATTATTTCCTTTCCAAACAATGAAAATTTAGAAATAATTAGTGAAATTAAAAAGAAATTTAGCAACGTAAAATTCCAGCAAAATTTAGTCATGGAAGTTCTTCTAAAATTAATCAAGGAAGACAAAAATAAAGTCACATTTAATTTACCAAATAGTATTGTTATACAATCAAAAGATATTGATGCATTTATATTTAACAACGAAGACTTTATCTCGGATAATAAGTTTAAATTTTCCCTTGATAAAGCAAAATCTTATCAGAAGGAAATTGAAGATATAAGATTGAAAAATCAAATAAAGGATATATCATTTTCATTTATCAATTTAAAAACTGCAAAAATTAAACTTTTTTCAAAAGATAAAGTCCTCAGGTGCTTTTCCAACAAAAGTATAAAAAACTCAAACTTTGGTTACGACCAAAAACAAAATTATTTTACAGTGGAATTGAAAATGTCAGAAGAACAGAATATAGAAGAATGGGAGTTAAGCTGCCTTATTAATAGTGACAACTTTATTAATGAATATAAAATTGAACTTCTAAAGGATGGTAAACCTTTAAGCCCGACACAAATCGCAATAGGACAATATGTTTTGCATCCAAATTCAAATATATTAAATAATAATTTTATCGTATTAAATAACTCCAATGATTTTTCTCTTTTAAAAGCAAAATCATCCCCAAGACTCGTGGATAAAAGCTATACGGATGATCTTATGATTTGGTCAAATGAATATCCTGCCTTATCCCCAAATCTCAAATACTCTGTGACGTATGAAGAAAAAAAATGAAAAGAACTTATCAAGTTTTGAACAATAGACTTATCCTTTTGGGCGATACATATTCTATAAAAGAAGAGATTAAGCAAGCAGGGGGACGCTGGGATCCTGCTCGTAAAAATTGGTGGCTTGTTCCAAGCAAAACAAATCTTGATCTAATTGCAAATTTTGGATTTATACAACAAGAAATCCTAGAAGATAACAATCAAAATATTACTGTTATTGCAACTAAACACGACGAAGTCAGCAATGATTTAAGTGTTTCAAACTTTGTCTATATGATAGATTCTTTTGTTCGAAAAAACCTAGCGGAAAAATATTGGATTTTTGGTGAAGTCTCCAGTTTTAAAATAGCAAATGGACACACTTTTTTTGATTTATCCGATCGCGAAGAAGCTCAGATAAATTTGGCCACAAGTTTAAAGGCTACAAGTATACCTTGTATATTATGGCAAGGTAAAAGAAAGCTTCTTGCTGATAAAATCTCGCAAATATTGCTCCAAGATGGTTCGAAAATTAAAATCCGAGTCACCTGTGATTTTCGCAAAGAAGGCGCTCGGATCAATGCGATTATTGAAGACATAGATATTCAATATACTCAAGGAGATCTCTATCTACAGAGGCTTGCTATCATTCAAGACCTAAAAAAAAGAGGTCTCTACGACAAAAATAAAAGATTAAAAATCCCTAAGATGCCATTAAAAATTGCACTCATAACTGCTGAAAACAGCCGCGCTTGTTCTGACTTTATCGACGAATTGAAATTATCAGAAATCGCTTTTCGTATCACAATTTATGATTGCAATATGCAGGGTGAAAAAACTTCAGATAACATATGCAATGCATTTACTCAAATCGAACATAATAAATCAAAATTTGATTGCATTGTTATCAGTAGAGGTGGAGGGAGCAAACTGGATCTCCGCTGGTTTGACAATATTGATATAGCTAAAAAAATAGCTTATTCCTCGCTCCCTGTTCTAACAGCTGTCGGACATTATGATGATAAAAGTATCGCTGATGAAGTTTCTTGTATCAGTGAAAAAACCCCGACTGCAGCAGCACGTTATCTCTCTACAACAGTTTTGAACACACTTAATTTATTTTTCACCCGGATGGAAAATTTAAGCAGCCATCTTCTGCGCAAATTTGCTCGGGAAAAAGAAATTCTCAATTCACTCGAAAAGAAACTTGCCCTAACAGCGCGGAGAGTTTTACAAACCGAAAAAAGAAATTTGGAACGCCTTGAACAGCTATTGCGGATTTATAAACAAAGCACGCAACAGGCTTTGGGAAGAGGTTTTGCCATTGTTTACAACAGCAATGGTGAAATTATAACAGCACAAGATTTTCTAGCAGAAAAACCTCCTAAAAATTTAAAACTAGAATTCGCGAATATTTGCACAAATGAACATATCTTTGTAGATGTGTCAGTGAATGGGATTACCCTTCAAGAAGATAGAATCTGAGGAAGAAAAACAAATCTACTTCAAAGATAAATGAGAGAAGAATGGAAAATTCAAATTACGATGAACTTTTAGAACAGGCAAACGAAATTATATTGAGCATGGAAAAAGATAACCTATCTATCAATCAACTCTCACAGAAGCTCGAAGAGGCCTATTCACTCATCGAAAAATTAAAGCTCCAGCTTTTTGAAACAGAAGCCCAAGTCGAACAAATTATCAATTCACGCAACACCTTTAACAACTCAGATGAGGATTAATATGGATCTCAGCAGTCTTCCTAGAACAAAAATTGTTTGCACACTTGGCCCTTCTTCAAGCACAAAAGAAATGATTTCCAAATTGATCGATGCTGGAATGAATGTTGCAAGACTCAATTTTTCCCATGGCGATCATGCGGTGCATGCTGCTAACATTGCTTTAATAAGAGAAATATCTAAAGAAAAAAATGTACAAGTTGCAATATTACAAGATTTACAAGGCCCTAAAATTCGAACCGGTAAGTTAAAAAATGGTGGAGTTAATATTAAAAAAGGGCAAAAAATAACTCTTCGTTATGCTCCTGAACAAATTGATGATGAAATTCTGCCAATAGACTACAGAGAACTTGCGACCGATGTGAAAGTAGGAGCACGTATACTTCTTGATGACGGTCTTCTTGCCATGAAAATTATAGATATTAGAGGTTCTGATGTTGACTGCGAAGTCACACATGGCGGATTTTTGAAATCAAGAAAAGGGGTAAACTTCCCTGAATGTCACCTCTCAATACCAGCAACCACAGAAAAAGACATTCGAGATCTTCTTTTTGGAGTTGCACAAGGCGTCGATTATATCGCACTTTCATTTGTGCAAACAGCTGCAGATGTTTCTAAACTCAGAATGATGCTCAGAGCACTTGGATCTGAAATTCCAATTATCACAAAAGTCGAAATGCTCAGCGCAGTTCAATATATCGACGATATTTGTGAAGTTTCTGATGGAATCATGGTTGCACGCGGTGACCTTGGGGTTGAGTGTGGTTTTGCCAATGTCGCAGCTTATCAAAAGAAAATTATCGAAGCAGCTCTTAACAAAGGGAAACCAGTTATTGTTGCAACGCAAATGCTTGACTCTATGATTGAGCACAGACGCCCAACTAAAGCAGAAGTCTGTGACGTTGCGAATGCCGTATATGACCATGCCGATGCAACTATGCTTTCAGGCGAAAGTGCTTCTGGTAAATATCCAGAACTCGCTGTGCAAACAATGCGCGATATTCTAAATCGAGTTGATAGAAGTAAAAGTATAAGCCCAATTGAACCAGTTTCTATAAATCGTCCAGAAAACGAAACAGCAGCTGAAGTTTTCGCACGCACAGCAACAGAACTTGCTGAAAAAATGCAAGCTACAGCAATTGTTTGTCTCACTCTTACTGGCAGTATGGCTCGTTACGTTGCAAAATATCGCCCACAAACTCCTGTAATTGCTTTTAGTCCTCGCCCAGATGTTGTGCGTAAATTAAGTTTAGTGAGAGGTGTTGTTGGCGTATTAAATAATATTTTTTATGATTCTGACACAGCTTTTTCTGAAATCACTAAATATTTAGCAAAAGAAAAGTTTGTAAAAGAGGGGGATCTCATTTTAATAACAGGAGGTATACCTGTTACTCAAATGTTACCTAGCAATACGATGAAAGTGCATCGCATGACTAAAAACGATTTTATCTAAAATAAAATCGTTTTTATAAAAATAACTATTTAAAATAAAATCTTATAAATTATTATTTAATTCTAGAATAGGATCTTAATCCCAAAGCTGTGCGGGCTCTTTCAAGCACAGCATTGGCGTAATTGTTAGCGCGTTCATAGCCTGGCTCTAAGAGATCTTTTACTACTTTTTCGTTATTTAAATAATAGTCATATTTCTCTCTAAAGACACCAAAAACTCGCTCATGCTCATCCACAAAATCTTTTTTTGCGTGACCATAGCCATATCCTGTCCCTTTTTCGAGTCTATCGCTCATATAAGAGATAGCTTCCTTTGAAGCAAAAGATTGGAAAATTTGAAAAATTGTACATGTGTTTGGATCTTTTGGATCATCGAGACCTTTTGAATCCGTTTTTATTTCTTTTACTTTTTTTTCAATGTCTTTTTTTGACGCAAATATTGGGATTTCATTGTTATAACTCTTACTCATTTTGCGATCACCATCAGTTCCTATGAGAGTTGGTATTTCCCTTTCGACTCCTTTTGCTTCAATATAGACATCAGTTTCTACTAAATTATTGAATAACTTAGCCATGTCTGACGCATATTCAAGATGCTGATTTTGATCTTTTCCAACAGGAATAAATTGGGAATCAAAAGTCACGATATCGCTTGCCATTAAAACAGGATAATATAAAAGGCCAGCAGAAGCGTCTTTCCCGTTCGCTAAGGCGTCTTTATAGGCATGTGAGCGCTCTAATAGGCCTGATGCCGTAGAGCAAGATAGATACCAAGCATTTTCATGAATTTGAGGAAAATCGCTTTGTAATAGGATTGAATTACCATTTAAATTGAAGCCTAAAGCCAAATACAACGCAATAATAGAGTGAGATAACTCTCCTGGAGCCATAATTTTCGCACGATTTGTCAGCCCATGCCAATCAACACACATTAAAATAACTTCATTTTCACTATTATGGGATAATTCCATCATAGGTTTTATTGCACCAAAATAATTTCCAAGGTGAATTTGTCCTGTCGCTTTGATACCTGTAAGAAATCTTTTTCGACCTTCTAAAGTTTTTTGCGTAGGTTTATTCCTAGTTATTTGTGTAGATTCTTTCATTGAGCAGAAACTCCTAATAGCGAAAAGAACAGTAAAAACAAGATGAAATCCTAGCATGTCTATTTTTTAAAAACAATTGAGTGCATCTTCTAAATAAAAATGGTAAGCAAGAAAGGCTTCCTTTTCCCTTATTTTTATCGTAAGGGCTATTGACCACAGGGGAAAAGTTGACACTGATGGGGATTGTGTTTGTACAGAATAATGTGAAAAAATAGAACTACAAAGGTTCTAGCAAGTTATCTTAGAGAGGGTGATTATGACTCTAACCAAAGACAAGATTGTTGAATTAATTCGTTCCAGGACTCAATTTTCTTCGCAAGAAGCGAAAAACTTGGTAGAAACCATTTTAGAGTCCATTAAATCTAAACTAGAAAATGGAGAAGAAGTTAAAATTTCCGGATTTGGCAAATGGGTTGTGCGCGAAAAAAGAAGCCGTCCTGGACGGAATCCGCACACAGGACAGCGCATTGAAATATCTGCACGTAGAGTTGTTACTTTCCACCCCTCTGAAAAGCTCAGAGAGGCCGTAAATAACGCTAATCTTGATGATAGCAAGCTCGTAATGGCTGGGGCTGACGACGATTACAACGAATAAAAAGAAATATTATTTCTTTTTAGCCGTAGTCTTCTTTGCAACTCCAACTCTTTCTTTCAAAGATTTCGCAACGCGGAAGCTGATCTTTTTAGACGCAGGGATTTTAATCTCTTCACCAGTTTGTGGATTACGACCTTTACGTGCTGCGCGATCTTTGCAAGTAAGAATTCCGACTTTATCAATACGAACTTTATGCCCACCTGCTACATTTTCTTCAATAGCTTCAAGAAAAGCTGAAATTACTTCTTTAGTCATTTTCTTTGGAAGTTGTTCAAAACGTGCTGAAACGTCTGCAATGATAGAACTTGTTGGGACAGTTGTGAGTGTGCTTTTGCTTTTAGCCATAATAAAAATAACTCCATGTGTTAATTAAAAACCCGAATACTCGGAAATTTCTACTTACATTTCATTCCTGCTTAATGCAAGATTTGCAGCAAAAAAATCTGAAACAAAATGCCGAAAAGTTTTTTTATAGACAAGTGATATGTCCGAAAGAGTAAGAATCATCTGAAAAGAATGTTCTGAAATGTCATTGTCTCACCTTTTTAGGATTGAAATAAATATGGATATTTCTTCGCTCATATCTAGATATTTCCATTCATCAATAAACGATATGGAATTCCAAAAATGGGTATCTATCGCTCTGAAAGCTATTCTTGATTTCCTTGAGAATCATAATGGATTTAAAATCCATTCCGATAAATTACCGAGTGAAATTTCTAAAAAATTTATTTCCTCAAAAATTCCGGATAAAGGCCAAACGATCCCCATAGTTTTAAATGAAACTATTGAAAATATAATTAAAAATTCAGTTCACGTCTCGCATCCCGCATTTATAGGACATATGACAGGAGCCTCTCCACATTTTCTTTTAATTTGTGACCTAATTATAAGCGCTTTAAATCAAAATGTGGTAAAAATAGAAACAGCACTTTCAGCAACCTTTGTTGAAATGCAAACTCTCTGCTGGTTACATAGACTTATTTATGAGAAAAGCGAAAATTTCTATAAAAAAATTTTACAAAGTTCCCAAGTCGCAGTCGGCAATTGTTGCAGCGGAGGCACAATCGGAAACATTACAGCATTAGTTGCTGCACGAAATAATGCATTTCCAGAGATTCATAGAAAAGGTGTTTATTTATCGTATAAAAAAGCACGTTGTGATCGTGCTGTGGTGTTAGTAAGCGAAAGAGGACATTATTCAATTAAAAAAGCTTGTGCTGTCATGGGAATTGGCGAAGAAAACGTCATATCAATTCCCTGTCATCATTTTACAAATAAAATCAATATAACTGAATTAAAAAAAAGAATTAAAAATTTAACTCTTAATAATGTTAAAATCATTGCAATAATTGGCATTGCTGCAAGCACAGAAACAGGAAATGTAGATGAACTCTCAATTTTAGCGCGAATTTGTAAAGAAAATAAGATTTGGTTTCACGTTGACGCTGCTTGGGGAGGCGCAATTCTTTTAAGCAAAACTTATAAAAATTTATTGAATGGAATAAAATATGCAGATTCAGTTGT
Proteins encoded in this region:
- a CDS encoding integration host factor subunit alpha, with the protein product MTLTKDKIVELIRSRTQFSSQEAKNLVETILESIKSKLENGEEVKISGFGKWVVREKRSRPGRNPHTGQRIEISARRVVTFHPSEKLREAVNNANLDDSKLVMAGADDDYNE
- a CDS encoding DUF1343 domain-containing protein, which gives rise to MNPSIDKLETEFDLLKDLKKIGIVSNQTSASTKFIPSTDMIYNAAKKTENCKVTTVFGPQHGYRQTEQDNMKETPNDYYKFSDGQKVPLFSLYSDTREPLQDQLESVDTLVIDLQDIGCRVYTYMLTLAACMRAAAKSNKKIVIFDRANPLGLSFQNNKNEWQLVEGNRLEKKWHSFVGWYDIPMRHGLSMGELGHYFKEHDNLKIDYQVIPVDSLSRNTKLSELKKLKWAMPSPNIPCWESAFFFPAFVSLEGTNVSEGRGSTIPFQLIGAPWLDVQKCISFLKEMSSLYLYDSKQTNSLFMREHHFRPTFNKYMGEICYGIQFHVGVPENINLFALGMCFIHFCCYAHPKEFKWSAPGYEYNFKDLPINLILGNEQWYDHFENAKLKSNSENLKTLLETMKQDENRFMKDVSRFLIYQE
- the trpS gene encoding tryptophan--tRNA ligase, giving the protein MKESTQITRNKPTQKTLEGRKRFLTGIKATGQIHLGNYFGAIKPMMELSHNSENEVILMCVDWHGLTNRAKIMAPGELSHSIIALYLALGFNLNGNSILLQSDFPQIHENAWYLSCSTASGLLERSHAYKDALANGKDASAGLLYYPVLMASDIVTFDSQFIPVGKDQNQHLEYASDMAKLFNNLVETDVYIEAKGVEREIPTLIGTDGDRKMSKSYNNEIPIFASKKDIEKKVKEIKTDSKGLDDPKDPNTCTIFQIFQSFASKEAISYMSDRLEKGTGYGYGHAKKDFVDEHERVFGVFREKYDYYLNNEKVVKDLLEPGYERANNYANAVLERARTALGLRSYSRIK
- a CDS encoding pyridoxal-dependent decarboxylase, whose translation is MDISSLISRYFHSSINDMEFQKWVSIALKAILDFLENHNGFKIHSDKLPSEISKKFISSKIPDKGQTIPIVLNETIENIIKNSVHVSHPAFIGHMTGASPHFLLICDLIISALNQNVVKIETALSATFVEMQTLCWLHRLIYEKSENFYKKILQSSQVAVGNCCSGGTIGNITALVAARNNAFPEIHRKGVYLSYKKARCDRAVVLVSERGHYSIKKACAVMGIGEENVISIPCHHFTNKINITELKKRIKNLTLNNVKIIAIIGIAASTETGNVDELSILARICKENKIWFHVDAAWGGAILLSKTYKNLLNGIKYADSVVVDGHKFMYLTMSQSAVLFKNKHSLNSIRQSAHYIIREGSVDLGKTSIEGSRRFDSFKLWFSFKVFGRDGYETLINNAIKNAFMLAQLASAHPSFELTSQPETSIVTYRFIPKELKMRMELAKKIHFLENKNFGNELKKFYFGKKSDFLRATKKINSALNIINTNLQKEQRKNGKSFVSRTTLQTIWKSQEIVVLRAVPFHPLTNKETLAEILREQEALGNKHFAKIRKRLMKEEAEAVRFFSDFLI
- the xseA gene encoding exodeoxyribonuclease VII large subunit, whose protein sequence is MKRTYQVLNNRLILLGDTYSIKEEIKQAGGRWDPARKNWWLVPSKTNLDLIANFGFIQQEILEDNNQNITVIATKHDEVSNDLSVSNFVYMIDSFVRKNLAEKYWIFGEVSSFKIANGHTFFDLSDREEAQINLATSLKATSIPCILWQGKRKLLADKISQILLQDGSKIKIRVTCDFRKEGARINAIIEDIDIQYTQGDLYLQRLAIIQDLKKRGLYDKNKRLKIPKMPLKIALITAENSRACSDFIDELKLSEIAFRITIYDCNMQGEKTSDNICNAFTQIEHNKSKFDCIVISRGGGSKLDLRWFDNIDIAKKIAYSSLPVLTAVGHYDDKSIADEVSCISEKTPTAAARYLSTTVLNTLNLFFTRMENLSSHLLRKFAREKEILNSLEKKLALTARRVLQTEKRNLERLEQLLRIYKQSTQQALGRGFAIVYNSNGEIITAQDFLAEKPPKNLKLEFANICTNEHIFVDVSVNGITLQEDRI
- a CDS encoding HU family DNA-binding protein: MAKSKSTLTTVPTSSIIADVSARFEQLPKKMTKEVISAFLEAIEENVAGGHKVRIDKVGILTCKDRAARKGRNPQTGEEIKIPASKKISFRVAKSLKERVGVAKKTTAKKK
- the pyk gene encoding pyruvate kinase, with product MDLSSLPRTKIVCTLGPSSSTKEMISKLIDAGMNVARLNFSHGDHAVHAANIALIREISKEKNVQVAILQDLQGPKIRTGKLKNGGVNIKKGQKITLRYAPEQIDDEILPIDYRELATDVKVGARILLDDGLLAMKIIDIRGSDVDCEVTHGGFLKSRKGVNFPECHLSIPATTEKDIRDLLFGVAQGVDYIALSFVQTAADVSKLRMMLRALGSEIPIITKVEMLSAVQYIDDICEVSDGIMVARGDLGVECGFANVAAYQKKIIEAALNKGKPVIVATQMLDSMIEHRRPTKAEVCDVANAVYDHADATMLSGESASGKYPELAVQTMRDILNRVDRSKSISPIEPVSINRPENETAAEVFARTATELAEKMQATAIVCLTLTGSMARYVAKYRPQTPVIAFSPRPDVVRKLSLVRGVVGVLNNIFYDSDTAFSEITKYLAKEKFVKEGDLILITGGIPVTQMLPSNTMKVHRMTKNDFI